A stretch of the SAR202 cluster bacterium genome encodes the following:
- a CDS encoding glycine dehydrogenase subunit 2 → MTSLIEHRRKLLMERSSPGRVGAVLPHSDVPPQELPHASMLRSEVDLPEISEPEVVRYFTTLSQLNFSIDTNFYPLGSCTMKYNPKINDEMAFSAGFGAIHPNQPDDQIQGALKLMFRLQNYLVEVSGMNAASLAPLAGAQGELSGVLMMRKYHQEHSSGKRLKMLIPDSAHGTNPASAAMAGFDVVSIPTDRDGNTDLAALKKEATSDLAGMMITLPSTLGLFDRNIAQICNIIHNAGGLVYADGANMNALLGQVKLGQLGFDVMHINLHKTFSTPHGGGGPGAGPVCVKSILRPYLPAPIVEQHAVGGKEHYQLIRPSKSIGKVAAFHGNFGVLVRAYTYIRTLGNAGLKQASENAVLNANYILANLRDYYHLPFDRPCMHEVILSAVKQKEEKGVKALDVSKRLLDYGIHAPTMYFPLTVEEDLLIEPTETESKETLDRFIEVMRTIAKETSDDPDMVKHAPHTTPVRRLDEARAARQPDLRWRRPEHVGSR, encoded by the coding sequence ATGACCTCTCTAATCGAACACCGCCGCAAGCTTCTCATGGAGCGCAGCTCCCCAGGCCGCGTGGGCGCCGTCCTTCCCCACTCCGACGTCCCGCCCCAGGAGCTGCCCCACGCGTCGATGCTCAGGTCGGAAGTCGACCTGCCGGAGATCTCCGAGCCCGAGGTAGTGCGATACTTCACCACCCTCAGCCAGCTCAACTTCTCCATTGACACCAACTTCTACCCCCTGGGCAGCTGCACCATGAAGTACAACCCCAAAATCAACGACGAGATGGCCTTCTCGGCGGGCTTTGGAGCCATCCACCCCAACCAGCCCGATGACCAGATCCAGGGCGCCCTTAAGCTGATGTTTCGATTGCAAAACTACCTGGTGGAAGTGTCTGGCATGAACGCCGCCAGCCTGGCTCCCCTGGCCGGCGCTCAGGGCGAGTTATCCGGCGTTCTTATGATGCGCAAGTACCATCAGGAGCACAGCAGCGGTAAGCGCCTCAAGATGCTCATTCCCGACAGCGCCCACGGCACCAACCCCGCCTCCGCCGCCATGGCCGGTTTCGACGTCGTCTCCATACCCACTGACCGCGACGGCAACACCGACCTGGCCGCCCTCAAAAAAGAGGCCACCAGCGACCTCGCGGGCATGATGATCACCCTCCCCAGCACCCTCGGTCTCTTCGACCGCAACATTGCCCAGATATGCAACATCATCCACAACGCCGGCGGCCTGGTCTATGCCGACGGCGCCAACATGAACGCCCTCCTAGGTCAGGTGAAGCTCGGCCAGCTGGGCTTCGATGTCATGCACATCAACCTTCACAAGACCTTCAGCACCCCCCACGGCGGCGGCGGCCCTGGCGCGGGACCTGTGTGCGTAAAGTCCATCCTCCGGCCCTACCTCCCCGCACCCATCGTCGAGCAGCACGCCGTCGGCGGCAAGGAGCATTACCAGCTTATACGCCCGTCCAAGAGCATCGGAAAAGTCGCGGCTTTCCACGGCAACTTCGGCGTCCTAGTCCGCGCCTACACCTACATACGCACCCTGGGCAACGCCGGCCTCAAGCAGGCCAGCGAGAACGCCGTCCTCAACGCCAACTACATCCTCGCCAACCTCCGCGACTACTACCACCTGCCCTTTGACCGCCCGTGCATGCACGAGGTTATCCTGTCGGCGGTGAAGCAGAAGGAGGAAAAGGGCGTTAAGGCCCTGGACGTCTCCAAGCGTCTCCTCGACTACGGCATCCACGCCCCCACCATGTATTTCCCCCTGACCGTCGAGGAAGACCTGCTTATCGAGCCGACTGAGACCGAAAGCAAAGAGACGCTAGACCGGTTTATCGAGGTTATGCGGACGATAGCCAAGGAAACCAGCGACGACCCCGATATGGTGAAGCACGCGCCGCACACCACGCCGGTGCGGCGGCTGGACGAGGCCCGCGCCGCCCGCCAGCCCGATCTGCGATGGCGCAGGCCCGAGCATGTCGGTAGTAGATAA
- a CDS encoding cupin domain-containing protein, which yields MSVVDNRSARELPWRPNYRVFAVAGMDDGRDATLHYSLIDPGAGAPLHTHDVDEFICVIEGRLNGRIGDEKKVVEANQTMVIPKGVPHGFNGAGPGAARTLAFFPCPDGQQKTKYLEGGPPEIYKKK from the coding sequence ATGTCGGTAGTAGATAATCGAAGCGCCAGGGAGCTGCCCTGGCGCCCCAACTACCGCGTCTTCGCCGTCGCCGGCATGGACGACGGCCGCGACGCCACCCTCCACTACAGCCTCATTGACCCCGGCGCCGGCGCGCCCCTCCACACCCATGACGTCGACGAATTTATCTGCGTCATCGAAGGCCGCCTAAACGGCCGCATCGGCGACGAGAAGAAAGTCGTTGAGGCCAACCAGACTATGGTCATACCCAAGGGCGTGCCCCACGGCTTCAACGGCGCCGGCCCCGGCGCCGCCCGCACCCTGGCCTTCTTTCCCTGCCCCGACGGCCAGCAGAAGACTAAGTACCTGGAAGGCGGCCCGCCAGAGATTTACAAGAAGAAGTAG
- a CDS encoding redoxin domain-containing protein — protein sequence MPAEVGKPAPDFTLTNQSGEKVSLSQFKGQKNVVLSFHVFDFTGG from the coding sequence ATGCCCGCAGAAGTCGGCAAACCCGCTCCAGACTTCACCCTCACCAACCAGTCAGGGGAGAAAGTCTCTCTTAGCCAGTTCAAAGGCCAGAAAAATGTAGTCCTCTCCTTCCACGTCTTCGACTTCACAGGTGGTTGA
- a CDS encoding redoxin domain-containing protein yields the protein MGVSCDSHNSHRAWSNALGNIRYPMLSDFHPHGAMVKAYGLFNESNGAPKRSVIIVDKQGVVRFRQEYAPGTQPNPTDILAELDKIK from the coding sequence TTGGGCGTAAGCTGCGACAGCCACAACTCCCACCGCGCCTGGTCCAACGCGCTGGGCAATATTCGATACCCCATGCTGTCGGACTTCCATCCCCACGGCGCTATGGTCAAGGCCTATGGCCTGTTCAACGAAAGCAACGGCGCCCCCAAACGCTCCGTCATCATCGTAGATAAGCAGGGCGTCGTGCGGTTCCGCCAGGAGTACGCTCCGGGCACCCAGCCCAACCCCACGGACATCCTGGCCGAGCTCGACAAGATCAAGTAA
- a CDS encoding ATP-grasp domain-containing protein, with protein sequence MFSKVLIANRGEVARRIARTCRRLGVSTVAVYSGADAGHPHSRDADESYRLKSASSSQSYLNIPALLDVAQRSGAEAVHPGYGFLSESPEFAEACRKVGLVFIGPPPEVMRRVSNKVQARLEAVRAGVNTITATQSFDDPRKAMEMAEHVGFPLIIKVTSGGGGYGMRVVRTPDNLLSAFDQSLRTATGLYGKASVHMERYIHPAAHVEVQIFGDGHGSVLHLNERDCSVQRRHQKVIEEAPSPRLDSALKHRIVSDAVSLMRHVGYVNAGTVEFLVDPQGRHYFMEVNCRLQVEHPITEEITGVDLVEMQLRAAAGEPLKLSQDQVTPRCHAIEARVFAEDPYLGTLSVGEVTDVSEPAGEGLRLESAVFSGYKVTPSYDPLVAKLIAKGGTRQQAIQRLVQGLESFRIGGIQTNIPLLLAVLKHPEFLSGGYTLDFLEAVMDDRLKERKDRAKAAAVAVTFALEERGLRL encoded by the coding sequence GTGTTCTCCAAAGTCCTGATAGCCAATCGCGGCGAAGTCGCGCGGCGCATCGCCCGCACGTGCCGGCGGCTGGGCGTCTCCACCGTAGCCGTCTACTCCGGCGCCGACGCCGGCCACCCCCACTCCCGTGACGCCGACGAGTCGTATCGCCTTAAGTCGGCCTCCTCGTCCCAGAGCTACCTGAATATACCGGCGCTGCTGGACGTCGCCCAGCGCAGCGGCGCCGAAGCTGTGCACCCGGGTTATGGGTTTCTCTCGGAAAGCCCGGAGTTCGCCGAGGCCTGCCGGAAGGTTGGACTGGTCTTCATCGGCCCGCCGCCGGAGGTCATGCGGCGCGTGTCGAACAAGGTCCAGGCCCGCCTGGAGGCCGTCCGGGCCGGCGTCAACACCATCACCGCCACCCAGAGCTTCGACGACCCTCGAAAAGCCATGGAGATGGCTGAGCATGTGGGCTTCCCCCTGATTATCAAGGTCACCAGCGGCGGCGGGGGCTACGGCATGCGGGTAGTGCGCACCCCCGACAACCTGTTGTCCGCCTTCGACCAGAGCCTGCGCACTGCCACAGGACTCTACGGCAAAGCCTCCGTCCACATGGAAAGATACATCCATCCGGCAGCCCACGTGGAGGTTCAAATTTTTGGCGACGGCCATGGATCTGTCCTGCACCTCAACGAGCGCGACTGCTCGGTGCAGCGACGGCACCAAAAAGTCATCGAAGAGGCCCCGTCGCCCAGGCTGGACAGCGCCCTGAAGCATCGCATCGTCAGCGACGCCGTGAGCCTTATGCGGCATGTCGGCTATGTAAACGCGGGAACGGTGGAATTCCTAGTGGACCCCCAGGGCCGGCACTATTTCATGGAAGTCAACTGCCGCCTTCAGGTGGAGCACCCTATAACCGAGGAGATAACCGGCGTTGATCTGGTGGAAATGCAACTCCGCGCAGCCGCCGGCGAGCCTCTGAAGCTGTCCCAAGACCAGGTGACGCCGCGGTGCCATGCCATCGAGGCGCGGGTGTTCGCCGAGGACCCCTACCTAGGCACCCTATCGGTTGGCGAGGTCACGGATGTCTCCGAGCCCGCCGGCGAAGGGCTGCGTCTGGAAAGCGCCGTATTCTCGGGCTACAAGGTTACGCCAAGCTACGACCCCCTGGTAGCCAAGCTCATTGCCAAGGGTGGCACGCGTCAACAAGCCATTCAAAGGCTTGTTCAGGGCCTGGAGTCCTTCCGAATAGGGGGAATCCAGACCAACATACCTCTACTGCTGGCCGTGCTGAAGCATCCCGAGTTTTTATCGGGCGGCTACACGTTGGACTTCCTGGAGGCTGTCATGGATGACCGCCTGAAGGAGCGTAAGGACCGGGCCAAGGCCGCCGCCGTGGCCGTAACCTTTGCCCTGGAGGAGCGAGGCCTACGACTCTAG
- a CDS encoding sodium-translocating pyrophosphatase: MDLIWVVPGASALAVLFSIWLAKDVLRRDTGTPAMQEVAGMIFEGAMAFLKRQYRTIGLLALAMSLIIAVVVGLLGEVSAESADVSQFELGLLTGVAFIVGALCSGLAGFIGMYISVKANLRTASAAQRSFSEALTVALRGGAVSGFLVVALSLIGVAAIYYIYGGADKPEQTPFLIVGFGFGASFVALFAQLGGGIYTKAADVGSDLVGKVEAGIPEDDPRNAAVVADLVGDNVGDCAGRGADLFESTAAENIGAMILGVAVFLATGNEEWILFPLVVRAFGLIACIAGVMFVRPKENEDPMAALNRGYYVVALLSAGFLALVTYVMLDEWLWFFASGMVGIAVSIAFIYITQYYTAGSWRPVKDIAESSKTGPATNFISGIAVGLETTFSTAVVIGIGLFSAYWLGEESGVDHGGVYGTAVATMAMLMSAAYVLAMDTFGPITDNAGGITQMSGSSEKTREITDRLDTAGNTTKALTKGYAMGSAALAAFLLFQAFLDEVAKAGEVIESVNLAEVEVFIAALLGVMLVFLFSSLAIKAVGRAASSIIEEVRRQFRERPGIMAGTERPDFARCVDITTIAALRQMVVPGLLAVGAPIVVGLIFRAEGAAGFLMAGTIGGIILATVFNNAGGSWDNAKKYIEAGNLKEGDEVMGKGSDAHKAAVAGDTVGDPLKDTAGPSLHVLVKLLATVTLVMAPLFV, translated from the coding sequence ATGGACCTAATCTGGGTAGTTCCAGGCGCCAGCGCCCTGGCCGTCCTCTTCTCGATATGGCTGGCCAAAGACGTGCTGCGCCGAGATACCGGCACGCCTGCCATGCAGGAGGTGGCCGGGATGATTTTCGAGGGGGCCATGGCCTTCCTCAAGCGCCAGTACCGCACCATAGGCCTCTTGGCGCTGGCGATGAGCTTAATCATTGCCGTGGTGGTCGGCCTTCTGGGGGAGGTATCCGCCGAGAGCGCCGACGTCAGCCAGTTCGAGCTTGGCCTGCTGACAGGCGTCGCGTTTATAGTTGGCGCGCTGTGTTCAGGCCTGGCGGGTTTCATTGGCATGTATATATCAGTCAAGGCCAACCTGCGGACAGCCTCGGCGGCGCAGCGCAGCTTCAGCGAGGCCCTGACGGTGGCCCTGCGGGGCGGGGCGGTGTCGGGGTTCCTGGTGGTGGCGCTGAGCCTCATCGGCGTGGCGGCGATTTACTACATCTACGGGGGCGCGGACAAGCCTGAGCAGACGCCCTTCTTAATCGTGGGCTTTGGCTTCGGGGCCAGCTTCGTGGCCCTGTTCGCGCAGCTTGGCGGCGGCATCTACACCAAGGCCGCCGATGTAGGCTCCGACCTGGTGGGGAAGGTGGAGGCTGGGATTCCCGAGGACGACCCCCGAAATGCCGCCGTGGTGGCGGACCTGGTGGGCGACAACGTGGGCGACTGCGCGGGCCGCGGCGCCGACCTCTTCGAGTCCACCGCAGCCGAAAACATCGGCGCGATGATTTTAGGTGTGGCGGTCTTCCTCGCCACCGGGAACGAGGAGTGGATACTGTTCCCGCTGGTGGTGCGGGCCTTCGGGCTTATCGCCTGCATAGCCGGCGTTATGTTCGTCCGGCCCAAGGAGAACGAGGATCCCATGGCCGCCTTAAACCGCGGCTACTATGTGGTGGCCTTGCTCTCGGCGGGCTTTCTAGCGCTGGTTACGTACGTCATGCTGGACGAATGGCTGTGGTTCTTCGCGTCGGGTATGGTGGGCATCGCGGTCAGCATTGCGTTCATCTACATAACTCAGTACTACACGGCGGGAAGCTGGCGTCCGGTTAAGGACATCGCCGAGTCCTCCAAGACCGGCCCCGCCACCAACTTCATATCGGGCATCGCCGTAGGCCTGGAGACCACATTCAGCACGGCAGTGGTCATCGGCATCGGCCTCTTCTCGGCCTACTGGCTGGGAGAGGAGAGCGGCGTAGACCACGGCGGAGTCTACGGCACGGCCGTAGCCACCATGGCTATGCTGATGAGCGCGGCCTATGTGCTGGCCATGGACACCTTTGGCCCCATAACGGACAACGCCGGCGGCATCACTCAGATGTCAGGCTCGTCAGAGAAGACGCGGGAGATTACGGACCGGCTGGACACGGCCGGCAACACCACCAAGGCGCTGACTAAAGGCTACGCCATGGGGTCCGCGGCCCTGGCGGCCTTCCTCCTATTTCAGGCCTTCCTCGACGAGGTCGCTAAGGCTGGTGAGGTCATAGAGTCGGTCAACCTGGCCGAGGTGGAGGTTTTCATCGCCGCCCTATTGGGTGTGATGCTGGTCTTCCTGTTCAGCTCCCTGGCCATAAAAGCTGTCGGAAGAGCGGCCAGCTCTATCATCGAAGAAGTGCGCCGCCAGTTCCGGGAACGGCCGGGCATCATGGCCGGCACTGAGCGTCCCGACTTTGCCCGCTGCGTGGATATAACCACCATAGCGGCCTTAAGGCAGATGGTAGTCCCGGGGCTGCTGGCGGTGGGCGCGCCCATTGTCGTGGGCCTGATCTTTAGGGCTGAGGGCGCGGCAGGATTCTTAATGGCCGGCACCATCGGCGGGATAATTCTGGCGACGGTCTTTAACAACGCCGGCGGCTCCTGGGACAACGCCAAGAAGTACATCGAGGCCGGCAACCTGAAGGAAGGCGATGAGGTCATGGGCAAGGGCAGCGACGCCCATAAGGCCGCCGTCGCGGGAGATACGGTCGGCGATCCTTTGAAGGATACGGCCGGGCCTTCCCTCCACGTGCTGGTGAAGCTCCTAGCCACCGTCACTTTGGTGATGGCGCCGCTGTTCGTATAG
- a CDS encoding thioredoxin-dependent thiol peroxidase, giving the protein MPEPKVGDKAPDFSLPASNGKTISLKGLAGKKVVLYFYPKDDTPGCTKEACGFRDANIELGKLGVQVLGVSAQNVASHQKFTQKYNLNFPLLADTEKTAANAYGAWGEKVFMGRKTIGMIRKTFLIDEKGKIAKVWPKVKAEGHAEEVLAAIKAE; this is encoded by the coding sequence ATGCCAGAGCCCAAAGTCGGCGACAAGGCCCCGGACTTCTCTCTCCCCGCCTCCAACGGCAAGACCATCTCCCTCAAGGGCCTGGCAGGCAAAAAGGTCGTCCTCTACTTTTACCCCAAAGATGATACCCCCGGCTGCACCAAGGAGGCCTGCGGCTTCCGCGACGCCAACATTGAACTCGGTAAGCTGGGCGTCCAGGTCCTCGGCGTGAGTGCCCAGAACGTCGCCTCCCATCAGAAGTTCACCCAGAAATACAACCTCAACTTCCCTCTCCTGGCCGACACCGAAAAGACCGCCGCCAACGCCTATGGCGCCTGGGGCGAAAAAGTCTTCATGGGCCGCAAGACCATCGGCATGATACGCAAGACCTTTCTCATCGATGAGAAGGGTAAAATCGCCAAAGTCTGGCCCAAGGTCAAGGCGGAAGGCCACGCCGAAGAGGTCCTCGCCGCCATTAAAGCTGAGTAG
- a CDS encoding tRNA (adenine-N1)-methyltransferase, with protein sequence MSEKDTIMQALATVLGEASHRSLFREGDLALLIDRKNRRYLLTLKSDGVFHTHLGYLKHSNIIGQPQGSWHQTTNGHRLLALKPTLSDYILQMERVTQVIYPKDVGAILMLADIFPGARVVEAGFGSGALTLALLRSTGPAGHVTSYELREGQAAKALNNIRPLLPSDAPLTLKDGDIYQGFDERDIDRLVLDVPEPWHVVPHALHNLTPGGIFLAFLPTTIQVHRLVEAISAHPEFQLVETIEVMLRPWHVSHNSMRPTHRMVGHTGFITTARKCHPRPGGAQPIQQQEV encoded by the coding sequence TTGTCGGAAAAAGACACCATCATGCAGGCGTTAGCCACCGTCCTCGGCGAGGCGTCCCATCGAAGCCTCTTCCGCGAGGGCGATTTGGCCCTGCTCATCGACCGCAAGAATCGCCGGTACCTCCTCACCCTTAAAAGCGACGGCGTCTTTCACACCCACCTGGGTTATCTAAAGCACTCTAACATCATCGGCCAGCCCCAGGGTTCCTGGCACCAGACCACCAATGGTCACCGCCTCCTGGCCCTTAAGCCTACCCTGTCTGATTACATCCTGCAGATGGAGCGCGTCACCCAGGTTATCTACCCCAAGGACGTCGGCGCCATCCTCATGCTGGCCGACATCTTCCCGGGTGCGCGAGTCGTCGAGGCTGGCTTTGGCTCCGGCGCCCTCACCCTGGCCCTCCTCCGCTCCACCGGCCCCGCCGGCCACGTCACGTCCTACGAGTTGCGCGAAGGCCAGGCCGCCAAGGCCCTCAACAACATCCGTCCCCTGCTCCCTTCCGACGCCCCCCTAACCCTTAAAGATGGCGACATCTACCAGGGCTTCGATGAGCGGGACATCGACCGGCTGGTGCTGGACGTGCCCGAGCCATGGCACGTCGTCCCCCACGCTCTCCACAACCTCACCCCCGGCGGCATCTTCCTGGCCTTCCTCCCCACCACCATCCAGGTCCACCGCCTCGTCGAGGCCATCAGCGCCCACCCCGAATTCCAGCTCGTCGAGACCATCGAGGTTATGTTGCGGCCCTGGCACGTCAGCCACAACAGCATGAGGCCCACCCATCGAATGGTAGGCCACACCGGCTTCATCACCACCGCCCGCAAGTGCCACCCCAGGCCCGGCGGCGCCCAGCCCATCCAGCAGCAGGAGGTGTAA
- a CDS encoding HDIG domain-containing protein, producing MDRASTIQFLQQHVKTDVLMRHLLGVEAAMRAYARKFGQDEEKWGVAGLVHDFDWEIAPTPESHPMYGAELLRKAGYPEEIVRAVLTHGDHTGIPRESRMEKTLFAVDELSGFVRAVALVRPSKSLDDVTPDSVRKKMKDKKFAADVKREDITKGAEEMGLELNQHVQFVIDALKPVARDLGLNSGQP from the coding sequence ATGGACCGCGCCAGCACCATCCAATTCCTTCAGCAGCACGTCAAGACCGATGTCCTTATGCGCCATTTGCTCGGCGTTGAAGCCGCTATGCGCGCTTATGCCCGGAAGTTCGGCCAGGACGAGGAGAAGTGGGGCGTCGCCGGCCTTGTCCACGACTTCGACTGGGAAATCGCTCCGACGCCCGAGTCCCACCCCATGTACGGCGCCGAGCTCCTGCGAAAGGCTGGCTATCCCGAGGAGATCGTCCGCGCCGTCCTCACCCACGGTGACCACACCGGCATTCCCCGCGAGTCGCGGATGGAAAAGACCCTCTTCGCCGTCGACGAGCTTTCAGGCTTCGTCCGCGCTGTAGCCCTGGTCCGCCCCAGCAAAAGCCTCGACGACGTGACGCCCGACAGCGTTCGCAAAAAGATGAAGGACAAAAAATTCGCCGCCGACGTCAAGCGCGAGGACATCACCAAAGGCGCTGAGGAGATGGGCCTGGAGTTGAATCAGCACGTCCAGTTCGTCATCGACGCCCTCAAGCCCGTGGCCCGCGACCTGGGGCTAAACAGCGGCCAGCCCTAG
- a CDS encoding SAM-dependent methyltransferase, with translation MTVGLSAYEEVKRRIKAKGAITFAEFMEAALYWPNGGYYTSGDPTGAKGDFYTSPGAHPAFGALLAAQAWQMWGLMGRTGNFWVLEQGAGDGLLCHDFMSYAAQLPDGFLDALRYLCIDRRGQAGAEGALPRELSSRVQRVSASELSAQGVEGVVLSNELLDAMPVHRVTASGGRLYEVYVTLRGGEPAETLDEPSTVGLEERLDRLGVKLTEGQTAEINLGLEKWLGEVFSALKRGYVVTVDYGYQARELYSIERKRGTLTTFYKHAQIDNPYVHIGQQDMTSHVDFTSVVEMGRGAGLTPVALLPQARFLANLGLRQMIAKLPSMGLEQRVRDANRMGMLELARAGGLGDFKVLIQCKDAPKGPLWGVEGGEEAARLVESLPVPLRTAHHVPLMEGRWGLG, from the coding sequence GTGACAGTTGGACTTTCGGCATACGAAGAGGTAAAGCGTCGAATCAAGGCAAAAGGCGCGATAACCTTTGCCGAGTTTATGGAAGCGGCCCTCTACTGGCCTAACGGCGGCTACTATACCTCCGGCGACCCCACCGGGGCCAAGGGAGATTTTTACACCTCGCCGGGGGCACACCCAGCCTTTGGAGCGCTGTTGGCGGCGCAGGCGTGGCAGATGTGGGGACTGATGGGCAGGACTGGCAACTTTTGGGTGTTGGAGCAGGGAGCGGGTGACGGTCTCCTCTGCCACGATTTCATGAGCTATGCGGCGCAACTGCCCGACGGGTTCCTGGACGCCCTACGCTATCTGTGTATCGACAGGCGCGGCCAGGCAGGAGCGGAGGGGGCGTTGCCGCGCGAGTTGAGCAGCAGGGTGCAGCGGGTGTCGGCTTCTGAGCTTTCTGCGCAAGGTGTGGAGGGCGTTGTGCTCTCCAATGAACTGCTGGACGCTATGCCGGTGCATCGGGTGACGGCTAGCGGCGGCAGGTTGTATGAGGTCTACGTCACGCTCAGGGGAGGGGAGCCAGCGGAGACGCTGGACGAGCCATCAACGGTAGGGTTGGAGGAGCGGCTGGACCGACTGGGGGTGAAGCTGACGGAGGGACAGACGGCGGAGATTAACCTGGGGTTGGAGAAGTGGCTGGGAGAGGTGTTCTCAGCTTTGAAGCGGGGGTATGTTGTCACAGTTGACTACGGGTATCAGGCCAGGGAGTTGTACTCCATCGAGCGGAAGCGGGGTACGCTGACGACGTTTTATAAACACGCCCAGATAGACAATCCTTATGTGCACATCGGGCAGCAGGATATGACGTCGCATGTGGACTTCACGTCGGTGGTGGAGATGGGACGAGGGGCGGGGCTGACGCCGGTGGCGCTGCTGCCGCAGGCGCGATTTCTAGCAAACCTTGGTCTGCGGCAGATGATAGCTAAGTTGCCGTCGATGGGGTTAGAGCAGAGGGTTAGGGACGCCAACCGGATGGGAATGCTGGAGCTGGCGAGAGCGGGCGGCCTGGGGGACTTCAAGGTGCTGATTCAGTGCAAGGATGCGCCCAAAGGACCGCTGTGGGGCGTGGAGGGCGGCGAGGAGGCGGCGAGGCTGGTGGAGTCGCTGCCTGTACCGCTGCGGACGGCGCACCACGTGCCGCTGATGGAGGGGCGGTGGGGATTGGGCTAG
- a CDS encoding citrate (Si)-synthase: MEAKAAAPVIARGLRGVYFDTSAASFIDGQVGKLLYRGYSIHDLAEKSTFEEVVYLLLYGSLPKRDDLARLDKDLKAARPIPAELLQLISLVKKAHPMDVLRTAVSALSAFDPEVNDNSKDATLRKGIRLTSQAAAIVAAHHRIRHGQEPVKPDKDLNHAGNFLYMLTGKKPTDDEKKLMDVDFILHAEHGSNASAFAARVTASTLSDLHSAVVTGIGTLKGPLHGGAAESVMKMSQEIGSAENAQAYARKTIEGRGRIMGFGHRVYRAEDPRARHLRERSQKLGEQKGQPHWFQILTKLEEAMKPYQSKGIYVNVDFYAGSIYHLLGIPEDLFIPIFALGRVPGWTLQCMEQYDNNILIRPLTEYTGPMDVAYVPIQQRS; encoded by the coding sequence ATGGAAGCCAAAGCCGCAGCCCCAGTTATTGCCCGAGGCCTTAGAGGCGTTTACTTCGACACCAGCGCCGCCAGCTTCATCGACGGCCAGGTGGGTAAACTTCTCTATCGCGGTTACAGCATCCACGACCTGGCCGAGAAGTCTACTTTTGAGGAAGTTGTCTACCTTCTCCTATATGGAAGCCTCCCCAAGCGGGACGACTTAGCCAGACTGGACAAGGACCTGAAGGCGGCGCGCCCTATCCCTGCCGAGCTGCTTCAGCTTATCAGCCTTGTTAAAAAGGCCCACCCCATGGATGTGCTGCGGACGGCCGTGTCCGCCCTGTCGGCCTTCGATCCGGAGGTGAACGACAACTCCAAGGATGCCACTCTACGGAAGGGCATCCGCCTAACCTCCCAGGCGGCGGCGATAGTGGCGGCGCACCATCGCATTCGCCACGGCCAGGAGCCCGTGAAGCCGGACAAGGATCTGAACCACGCCGGCAACTTCCTTTATATGCTCACGGGCAAGAAGCCCACCGATGACGAGAAGAAGCTTATGGACGTGGACTTTATTCTCCACGCCGAACACGGCTCCAACGCCTCGGCCTTCGCGGCCCGGGTCACCGCTTCCACCCTATCGGACCTGCACTCCGCCGTGGTTACGGGCATCGGCACGCTAAAGGGGCCGCTCCACGGCGGGGCCGCGGAATCGGTGATGAAGATGTCGCAAGAGATCGGCAGCGCGGAGAACGCCCAGGCCTATGCCCGCAAGACCATTGAGGGCAGAGGCCGCATCATGGGCTTCGGGCACCGCGTCTACCGGGCGGAAGATCCCAGGGCGCGGCACTTGCGGGAGCGGTCCCAGAAGCTGGGCGAGCAGAAGGGCCAGCCCCACTGGTTCCAGATTCTTACCAAGCTGGAAGAGGCGATGAAGCCGTATCAGTCGAAGGGTATTTACGTCAACGTCGATTTTTACGCCGGCTCCATCTACCACCTGCTGGGCATCCCCGAGGACCTGTTCATCCCTATCTTTGCCCTGGGACGTGTACCAGGCTGGACGCTGCAGTGTATGGAGCAGTACGACAACAACATTCTCATCCGGCCCCTCACCGAATACACTGGCCCTATGGACGTGGCCTACGTGCCAATTCAACAGCGGAGTTAA
- the moaD gene encoding molybdopterin converting factor subunit 1, which produces METRNPSKSPGAASPGELSINVRFFALYRERAGGPTHTFRLPPGSTVADLVSAVRRRFPELAPPGVDIVVAVNQEFADKEEVLKQGDEVALIPPVSGGCI; this is translated from the coding sequence ATGGAAACCCGCAATCCCTCAAAATCACCCGGGGCCGCTTCCCCCGGCGAGTTATCTATCAATGTGCGCTTCTTCGCTTTATACCGGGAGCGCGCCGGCGGCCCCACCCACACCTTCCGCCTTCCGCCAGGCTCCACCGTCGCAGACCTGGTGTCCGCCGTGCGGCGCCGCTTTCCAGAACTGGCCCCCCCAGGTGTGGACATAGTCGTAGCGGTCAACCAGGAGTTCGCTGACAAAGAAGAAGTCCTCAAACAGGGGGACGAGGTCGCGCTAATCCCGCCCGTTAGCGGAGGCTGTATATGA